A portion of the Glandiceps talaboti chromosome 13, keGlaTala1.1, whole genome shotgun sequence genome contains these proteins:
- the LOC144444307 gene encoding putative sodium-dependent transporter HI_0736, translated as MSATETTPLNQRRQSKVGSGENNGGRGQFRSTISMVLALTGCVVGTGNIWRYPRIVANNSGEGGALHFLIIWFIFLFLWSVPMMLIEYATGRFTKVCVVESYKKLLSPLTMWGGAVIVIATLGISSYYCTLCGWSLYYFYHFTFYSLPETEEESFDIFNEFTEEGNWPLFTTFLADLIASVSVLWSVRSIEIANSILVPIFLLLLLFNFIWSMTLPYACLGLKFLFSPDWKLLKDPVTWMDAISQNAWDTGVGHGEFLSYANHMTPDNGVVILSLGIPCINNFVSLLNGMTTFASVFAIEVADDKNITEIVKILKSNGPGNTGLTFIWIPMLYSTIGTTGKYLAMGFFLATAFAGISSLIAHLELYTKTLEDFGLPRKPGVILSSVVVFLLNIGSSMNVDFLVIMDYVWSYGLIISGLLLQYLVISYGTSKYRSELVNDYGTNDWYLPKAWEWFIKFIAPVEAIAILLWFLIDEIIYTDGWYQLAGGTTIMNLFLQWSIVIAFLVGSNLVYVCVWLPRRSQGYNEIQIPESEDTSPLTETSPDKETGSL; from the exons GTAGGCAGTGGTGAGAATAATGGAGGGCGTGGTCAGTTTCGTTCGACCATAAGTATGGTGCTAGCATTGACTGGTTGTGTAGTTGGAACCGGCAATATATGGAGATATCCCAGGATTGTTGCTAACAACAGTGGGGAAGGAG GTGCCTTACATTTTCTGATAATTTGGTTTATTTTCCTGTTTTTGTGGTCTGTACCTATGATGTTGATAGAGTATGCCACTGGTAGATTTACTAAAGTCTGTGTTGTGGAGTCATACAAGAAATTACTAAGTCCTTTGACAATGTGGGGTGGTGCTGTTATAGTCATAGCAACATTAGGAATATC GTCTTACTATTGCACCCTGTGTGGATGgagtttatattatttttatcattttacattttattccCTTCCTGAAACAGAAGAagaaagttttgatattttcaatgaatTCACAGAG GAAGGCAATTGGCCTCTATTTACAACATTTCTAGCTGACTTGATAGCCAGTGTATCTGTACTATGGTCGGTGAGAAGTATAGAAATTGCCAACTCCATTCTGGTGCCTATATTTCTACTACTGTTATTGTTCAATTTTATCTGGTCAATGACGTTACCATATGCCTGCCTCGGTTTGAAGTTCTTATTTTCACCAGACTGGA AATTATTGAAGGATCCTGTTACATGGATGGATGCCATTAGTCAGAACGCATGGGACACTGGAGTTGGACATGGTGAATTCTTATCATACGCTAATCACATGACGCCAGATAACGGTGTCGTCATATTATCACTTGGTATACCATGTATAAATAACTTTGTCAG TTTGCTAAATGGTATGACAACATTTGCCTCTGTCTTTGCTATTGAAGTAGCTGATGATAAGAATATTAcagaaattgttaaaatactgaAATCCAATGGACCTGGCAACACAGGATTGACATTCATATG GATACCAATGTTATATTCTACCATTGGTACGACTGGCAAATATTTAGCCATGGGATTCTTCTTAGCCACTGCATTTGCTGGTATCAGTTCACTTATAGCACATCTTGAACTCTATACAAAAACTCTGGAAGATTTTGGAC TTCCAAGAAAGCCTGGTGTGATCTTGTCTTCTGTGGTAGTATTTCTTCTCAATATTGGCTCCTCAATGAATGTAGATTTTCTAGTCATTATG GACTATGTGTGGTCGTACGGGTTAATAATATCGGGTCTACTTCTACAGTATTTAGTGATAAGTTATGGTACATCTAAGTACAGGTCAGAGTTAGTCAACGACTATGGAACTAACGATTGGTACTTACCCAAAGCCTGGGAATGGTTCATTAA gTTCATTGCCCCAGTAGAAGCAATAGCCATTCTGTTGTGGTTCTTAATTGATGAAATTATATACACCGATGGTTGGTACCAACTCGCTGGAGGAACCACAATCATGAATTTGTTTCTACAG TGGAGTATCGTCATAGCCTTTTTAGTTGGATCTAATCTggtctatgtgtgtgtatggttACCAAGGCGATCTCAGGgatacaatgaaatacaaataccaGAATCTGAAGACACCTCGCCTTTGACGGAGACATCTCCGGATAAAGAAACTGGCTCTCTGTAA
- the LOC144444586 gene encoding protein LKAAEAR1-like, translating to MPKKDSEMMDDDNGKFKPKNWKQATPRELQQMAPQERSKYLAYEEPPKHVAEAMAKTKTRITEQKKQDKKKTEPRPMEEELDKEKHSKLIGQLKAAEARNRLRVMRLRYQANRAEEVKHLIACQPTSLKAVRLQALVPPYPESISSSDALDSLQRERVETILEDERGLTINRDLS from the exons ATGCCGAAGAAGGACTCG GAAATGATGGATGATGATAACGGCAAATTTAAGCCAAAAAACTGGAAGCAAGCCACTCCAAGAGAACTTCAGCAAATGGCACCACAGGAAAGGAGCAAATACTTAGCA TATGAAGAACCACCAAAACATGTAGCTGAAGCAATGgccaaaacaaaaacaagaataaCAGAACAGAAAAAACAGGACAAGAAGAAAACTGAACCTAGACCCATGGAGGAAGAATTAGataaagaaaaacatagtaaactCATAGGACAACTGAA GGCTGCAGAAGCACGCAACAGACTCAGGGTAATGAGACTTAGATATCAGGCAAACAGG GCAGAAGAAGTGAAGCATCTGATAGCATGTCAGCCGACGTCATTGAAAGCTGTGCGTTTGCAGGCATTAGTGCCGCCCTATCCAGAATCTATTTCATCCAGTGATGCATTAGATTCCCTGCAG AGAGAAAGAGTTGAAACTATACTAGAGGACGAGCGAGGTCTAACAATTAATCGGGATCTATCGTGA
- the LOC144444308 gene encoding uncharacterized protein LOC144444308, translated as MTAHDLVFAVWTGVLKISEICYGYWKFGEAFCRLNKVANTVSFIVMMILHYMLTYERYRDCIKKPMAIKTVKRFIGLAWVIALGYTAPLFALLTADDVLFHIYRDCERGLILKNPIIGFLYLISYFVCAVGFAISTFYLNVKIIKLIYRKRRQIDVVAPNRVFSVIERHGSESLYRYRANSTIRIAKITIILTMYFVMSYVTRLVAATAYNSAYSGFKLLNKLTFYGFYLNSIIDPLIYAAVSPNFRQRCRDTFKCSKRKKRELLYMGNLTVSIEPKKKSSKLDKQRHSSRQEDKFDQIDTDSGPVIAQHDNWML; from the coding sequence ATGACGGCTCACGATCTCGTATTTGCCGTCTGGACAGGAGTTCTGAAAATCTCAGAAATCTGTTACGGATATTGGAAGTTTGGAGAGGCGTTCTGTCGACTAAATAAGGTAGCCAACACTGTTTCCTTTATTGTCATGATGATACTCCATTACATGTTAACGTATGAACGCTACCGCGACTGTATCAAGAAACCAATGGCCATCAAGACCGTCAAACGTTTTATTGGTTTAGCGTGGGTTATTGCATTGGGGTATACAGCACCGCTGTTTGCTCTCCTGACGGCCGATGACgtattgtttcacatttacCGGGACTGTGAGCGTGGACTGATATTGAAAAATCCAATAATTGGGTTCCTGTATCTGATTTCTTATTTTGTTTGTGCGGTAGGATTTGCGATCTCCACCTTCTATTTGAACGTCAAGATAATTAAGCTCATTTACCGGAAGCGAAGACAGATTGATGTTGTAGCACCGAATCGAGTTTTTTCGGTTATCGAACGACACGGGTCGGAGTCTCTTTATCGTTACAGAGCTAACTCAACAATCAGAATCGCTAAGATTACAATCATTTTGACCATGTATTTTGTCATGAGCTACGTTACACGCTTGGTAGCAGCGACTGCATACAACAGTGCTTACAGCGGTTTTAAATTGCTCAACAAACTAACTTTTTACGGGTTTTATCTGAACTCAATAATCGACCCATTGATCTATGCGGCCGTCAGTCCTAATTTCCGACAAAGGTGCCGAGACACTTTCAAATGTTCGAAACGGAAGAAACGTGAGCTACTATACATGGGCAACTTGACCGTCAGTATCGAGCCAAAGAAAAAGTCGTCTAAATTGGACAAGCAACGTCATAGCAGTCGCCAGGAAGACAAATTTGATCAGATTGACACAGACTCTGGTCCAGTAATAGCACAACATGATAACTGGATGCTGTGA